The genomic segment TCCGGAAATATAAAGGCCGGGGTCGCTCACCACGGCATTCTCTTTCAGCACCGCAGGAAACGCGTTTTCTTTCACCCCCAGGGTGCGCCAGTACCCGACAGTCAGGACAGGCGCGAGCCGGTCATTATCGGTAACAAACTCAACGTCCCGGGTACCCTGAAACGCATTATTAACATAGATATCAACGCGATAACGCCCGGGGGACTGGGCGCCGCGTTCAAACATACTGAGATCCTCAATGGTCGGGCTGCCCGGGCCCAGCCGAAGCGCTGCCGGGTTGAAGTGCATCTCGCCCTTTCCCTCAGATGAGATAAGCCCCGCGCCAACCAGAATGAGAAGGCTGATGTTGTTGTTTCTTATCATCCGGTGTCCCTGAGAAAAAATGACCCTTCATTATCAAAAGCCATCTGAAAAGTGGCGGGAAAACAGCATCCGCCTACTGGCGGGCTACCGGACTGCCCGCGCCGAAGTCGTTAACGGATTGCCATTCGATAACGCCACTGCCGGATGCGCTGACCCGGTGTTCCCCGAACGGGGGAACCATGCCTGGATTATCAACGCTGACGCCCCCGACTTTAAGACTGAAAAAGGAGACGTAGTAAGGCGTGGGGTTGTTGATAATAAGGGTCTGGCCCTGACGCCGGAACTGCAGTGACTTGTAGGCTTCAGCCGCCCCCTGACTGTTTAATGCCCGTGGCCGGTAGATCAGTTTAAGGCGGTGGCGGACGACGACCTGGAGATGATTCTGCTCCTGATTTTTTGGCGTGGCGGCAATCCCTTTAATACTGAGCCAGTAAAGGGATTCCCGGTCGGCAGGTAAAGACGCGCCGGTAATGGCGATCCGCAGAATGCTTTCCTTTTCACGATCCAGTCTGAACAGGGGAGGGGTGATAACAAAAGGGACTCTGGCCGTATTACCGTCATTCTCATTATCCAGCCATGACTGGACAAGATAGTCGGTTGCCTTATCCGCGTTTCGAATGGATAACGACACCTCCCTGTTCGCCTCAGGGAAAATAACCCGTGTCCCTCCGGGGATAATGCTGGCCGACGCAGTATGCATGCCGGCAATAAGTAAAAACAGGCAGGTTAAGAGATGACCACCGCGCATTACGCCTCCGTCAGGATCACATCAGCGATGGCAGCGCGTGCCGCCATCGCTATACAGGATGCAGGTATTACTCTGAATGACAAACACTACATGGAATTACTGATACTGCACGGTAAATCGTAGCACACCATTTGCCTGACCCGGGGTAATAGTCGCGGCGGTCTTTTGGTAACGGGCATTAAAGTCAAGCGTGGCGTTTTGCCCTGTCACCGTGGCCGGATTTGACGCCACGCCCAGCGGAACCCGGGAATCATTACGGGCGTCGAAGACGGCAATGGCCACGCCGGCTGCGCCACCATCGACCTGCAGAAGAGAAGAGTCGCTGGAATCACGGTTACCGTCAAACACAACGCGGGCATTGGTTAATGCTGACGGGCAATTTTCCATACTGATGCGGAATGAAGCAGAGCTGGCCGTGGAGCCCACCGCCCCAAATGAACTTTCAGCAACGGTTCCCAGAGAAATGGTCTGCGTCTGGTCGGTTGTGGTGACTTCACATCCGGCGGCAATGATTTCCCCGTTAATGGTAATGGTTCCGTCAGCGGCATTAGCGGCTGTGAACGCAAAGGAGGAAAACAGGGCGACGGTTAAAAGTGATTTTTTTAAAAACATAATCAGGTAACTCCTGTGAATGATTAGAGCGCCCACTTTTTTATTCCTGAACACAGCGGGGGTAGCTCATCTGGTTTATCCAGGAATTATCCTAAGTGAAATAACGCGAAAAATAAAAGCCGCCCGATTTCAGTGAAAATACATTTCCCGACAATCAGGTAACAAAAAGAAACATCTGCAATTACCCCAGAATCAGCCTGATGCTGCAGAATTTAGCGGCTATTTTTTATCGGGTTACCTCATTCTCCCGTGTGACGGTAAAATAAAAAGTCCTTATTGCGCCGCGTATACCCTTAGTTTCCCAGGGGGGATGAACAACAAATAAAATACAAAAGAAAGCAGCTAATTAAAGGACGGTTAACATGTATGTTAATGTAACGACCCTGCTACCAGACTTTCAGCCATCATCAATACATTTAATTACATAATCTTTAAAAAAAGAACCACATTAAAATATCGGAGAATAAATACCCACCCATATTCAATGAGTTACATTAAGCATGGCGCCATATCAATACAAGAAAGACCGGACTTCCTGATGTTTCATAACATTTAATCATCCTTCAGACACAGCGTATTTTTATCCATAACACTGGAAACACATCCGGATTTAACGAAACCATCCGGCAGGATGTATCTTTAATCAATAGCAACATCCACTAAG from the unidentified bacterial endosymbiont genome contains:
- a CDS encoding fimbrial biogenesis chaperone: MRGGHLLTCLFLLIAGMHTASASIIPGGTRVIFPEANREVSLSIRNADKATDYLVQSWLDNENDGNTARVPFVITPPLFRLDREKESILRIAITGASLPADRESLYWLSIKGIAATPKNQEQNHLQVVVRHRLKLIYRPRALNSQGAAEAYKSLQFRRQGQTLIINNPTPYYVSFFSLKVGGVSVDNPGMVPPFGEHRVSASGSGVIEWQSVNDFGAGSPVARQ
- a CDS encoding fimbrial protein, yielding MFLKKSLLTVALFSSFAFTAANAADGTITINGEIIAAGCEVTTTDQTQTISLGTVAESSFGAVGSTASSASFRISMENCPSALTNARVVFDGNRDSSDSSLLQVDGGAAGVAIAVFDARNDSRVPLGVASNPATVTGQNATLDFNARYQKTAATITPGQANGVLRFTVQYQ